Proteins from a single region of Syngnathus typhle isolate RoL2023-S1 ecotype Sweden linkage group LG10, RoL_Styp_1.0, whole genome shotgun sequence:
- the irx1a gene encoding iroquois-class homeodomain protein IRX-1a → MSFPQLGYPQYLSASQAVYGSERAGVLTPSSRGGSTEIGGSPSATAAAVTSVLGMYANPYAHNYSAFLPYTSADLALFSQMGSQYDLKDSPGVHPASFAAHTSPAFYPYGQFQYGDPARPKNATRESTSTLKAWLNEHRKNPYPTKGEKIMLAIITKMTLTQVSTWFANARRRLKKENKVTWGSRSKEDGEDGNLFGSGDEAEKNEDEEEIDLESIDIDKIDDNDGDQSNEDDDDKSTDGGTREHRGDGDAEGALDSLEKRRAFSLQGHEALDKSKSSISVHPGCKDNTDATSNTTRVLSPDRPGGFPLPSNNKPKIWSLAETATTPDSSAQKPTSPSGQVPPSHPQIQAHPAFLPSHGLYTCQIGKFHNWTNGAFLGQNSLLNVRSFLGSHHHHHQHQNHHLAPQQQPTSVVVSPLAAAAALSQDSKAPMDSPKHIEHENGVRCDSPPTPTLKPSFRPLHDRSSLPSSARSPQDATQRVLTALSSA, encoded by the exons ATGTCTTTCCCCCAACTAGGGTACCCGCAGTACTTAAGTGCCTCCCAGGCTGTTTACGGGAGCGAAAGGGCGGGCGTGCTAACGCCTTCCTCCCGGGGAGGGAGCACCGAAATCGGAGGGAGTCCGTCAGCCACCGCCGCGGCCGTCACGTCCGTGTTGGGCATGTACGCCAACCCGTACGCGCACAACTACAGCGCTTTCCTACCTTACACCAGTGCGGATCTGGCTCTTTTCTCACAAATG GGATCCCAATACGACTTGAAGGACAGTCCTGGCGTCCACCCTGCCAGCTTCGCAGCTCACACCTCTCCTGCCTTCTACCCATATGGTCAATTCCAGTACGGGGACCCCGCCAGACCTAAGAACGCAACACGGGAGAGCACCAGCACCCTGAAAGCCTGGCTTAACGAGCACCGAAAGAACCCTTATCCCACTAAGGGGGAGAAGATCATGCTGGCAATTATCACCAAGATGACCCTGACGCAGGTCTCCACCTGGTTTGCTAATGCCAGGAGGAGACTGAAGAAGGAGAACAAGGTGACATGGGGGAGCAGGAGCAAAGAGGACGGGGAGGACGGCAATTTATTCGGCAGCGGGGACGAGGCAGAGAAaaatgaggatgaggaggagattGACTTGGAGAGCATAGATATAGACAAAATAGATGATAACGACGGGGATCAGAGtaatgaggatgatgatgataaatccACCGACGGGGGCACGAGGGAGCACAGAGGCGATGGGGACGCAGAGGGAGCGCTGGACAGCTTGGAGAAAAGACGGGCCTTCAGCCTGCAGGGCCACGAGGCCTTGGACAaatcaaaaagctccatttcagtACATCCAGGCTGCAAAGACAACACGGACGCTACCAGCAACACCACACGGGTACTTTCTCCGGACAGACCTGGGGGCTTCCCCTTGCCCTCAAACAATAAGCCCAAAATATGGTCGTTAGCGGAAACCGCCACGACACCTGACTCTTCGGCCCAGAAACCCACCTCTCCTTCTGGACAAGTGCCCCCCTCTCACCCTCAGATCCAAGCCCACCCTGCCTTCCTCCCAAGCCACGGACTGTACACTTGCCAAATTGGAAAGTTCCACAACTGGACGAACGGGGCTTTTCTGGGTCAAAACTCCCTGCTCAACGTGAGATCCTTTCTAGGGagtcaccatcaccaccaccaacaCCAAAACCACCACCTGGCGCCCCAGCAGCAGCCGACGTCAGTGGTGGTGTCCCCGCTAGCAGCTGCTGCGGCCCTCAGCCAAGACAGCAAGGCCCCAATGGACAGTCCCAAACACATAG aacatgAAAATGGAGTACGATGCGATTCACCTCCAACGCCAACCCTGAAGCCTTCCTTTCGACCCCTTCATGACag ATCATCCCTGCCTTCCAGCGCCAGGAGTCCACAGGACGCTACACAACGGGTCCTCACTGCTCTCTCTTCAGCTTGA